The stretch of DNA TATGGAGCGCGCCTGCGCACTGCTTTTGCCACCTTATCAGCTTTGAATGATTTATAAAGAGGGCTGGCAATGCACATTCCGAGTATTCAACTGGTAGTCAACACATCGGCAACCTCGGAGAGTACCAAACCAACCACATAACATTGTTATACATACAGATACCCGAGCCGAGTGTTTGTAGCAGCTGGCGACcggaaaaatcaataaacttACCAAACTCTCTACGTGGACAGTGTTAATTTCAGTGCAAATGCGCAATATGTTGTCCCGTTCGCAATGTGAGTTCTTTGAAAAtagtgaaaaataaattacttcGGCATTGAATTGTTTTCAGGTCTCAAGATGCTGATTTACATGCTCCTTCTGGTGTCGGGGGGCTCGCAGGTGCAGTCCTATGGCTCGAAGGATAACATTTTCGCTGATGTTCTGCTGACGGATCTGCTCAATCGCATGGATAACGACATGCAGGTGGGCTACTACGACGTGGACAACGATGGCGACATGGCAGCCGTTGCGCCCAAGGACAATGTGGACCTCGTCTCTCGGTCCGAGTACTCCAGGCTGTGCGAAGGCGGCAGCGACTGTGTGCTGCAGTCGGCAGTCAACGCGAATCCCTCGCTGCGGGACCACGAGTTCCTGCAGCACAGCTCGCTGTGGGGCCACCAGTTCATCTCGGGCGGCATGGGCGAGGGCCCCAACCGCTTCAACAATATTGTAAAGAATGACGCTGGCTTGCCCGCCTACTGCAATCCGCCCAATCCCTGCCCCGAGGGCTATGACGCGGACACCCAGGGAGGCAGCTGCCTCATGGACTTTGAGAACACGGCCATCTTCAGTCGCGAGTTCCAGGCTGCCCAGGACTGCACCTGCGACAACGAGCATATGTTCGACTGCTCGGAGCAGGACAGCGCCGATTCGGGCTCGGACAAGGGCGACCTCAACTCGGCCGTGGAGCAGTACATA from Drosophila subobscura isolate 14011-0131.10 chromosome O, UCBerk_Dsub_1.0, whole genome shotgun sequence encodes:
- the LOC117899179 gene encoding neuroendocrine protein 7B2 — protein: MRNMLSRSQCLKMLIYMLLLVSGGSQVQSYGSKDNIFADVLLTDLLNRMDNDMQVGYYDVDNDGDMAAVAPKDNVDLVSRSEYSRLCEGGSDCVLQSAVNANPSLRDHEFLQHSSLWGHQFISGGMGEGPNRFNNIVKNDAGLPAYCNPPNPCPEGYDADTQGGSCLMDFENTAIFSREFQAAQDCTCDNEHMFDCSEQDSADSGSDKGDLNSAVEQYILQMGQENSLNNVNSLVKKAGYPAMPDPRMDAVMNPFLQGDRLPIAAKKGNLLFH